Within Agelaius phoeniceus isolate bAgePho1 chromosome 22, bAgePho1.hap1, whole genome shotgun sequence, the genomic segment AATAAAGCAATGCACATGTGGTTCTTGTCATGGagcattgtcaccccatgggcAGCCCTTAGGAGAAGAAACTGCATAATCTGACACATCACCAAATATCACAGCAAAACCTAACCAGACTAGAAGGACTGGAGCAAAAAACTCCTAGAGAACAGAGGAACCCAAACCAGGATTTGTCTTTTAACTTGGACATCACCTTCCAGTACTGCTGTGGATCTTTTGTGCCTTTGTTGGAAGGCACAATTTGCTATTTTGCTATTTCCATAACAAAAAGTTCTGGTTTGCCCATTTTTGCAGGGTTGCCAGATGACACCATCAAAATGGCCAAAGATATTAAGCCTGTTGTTGAAATACAACAAAAAGGCAACGACTTTGTTGTGACTTCCAAAACACCCAACAAATCTGTAACCAACTCGTTTACACTGGGCAAGGAGGCTGACATCACCACCATGGATGGCAGGAAGCTGAAGGTAAAGCATTCCAAGAATAGGACATCTTTATTTATCCCTAAACCTCAGTTCACCTCAGTTTATGTGTGAGTGGAATTTGTTTGTACCATTTCCATTTGCAAATATTTCTACCACTTTAACAAACAGAAGTGTTCCTAAAACTCCTATTCAAATGCTGTGCTCTCTAGTTTAAATTAAAAGCTGTCCTTATGAAACATCagtgtaatttattttctatttattagTCCTCTACTTACTCGAATTGAATCCAAAatctaaatttttaaaaatgttttttaaatgttccAACAGTGCACTGTGAACTTGGTCAATGGGAAGCTGGTGTGCAAATCAGATAAATTCTCTCATGAGCAGGAAgtaaaaggaaatgaaatggtGGAGGTAAGTGCAAATAAGTGAAAATAAAGGCACTTGCAGAAAaatgctgaaggaaaaaaatgttgatTAGCTCATAGTGTCTACAGAGTGTCCCTGTGGATAAAGGCTGCTCCGAGGGCACAACCAACTCCAACTTTCCCTTCATGCAAATGTTGTACATATATTTAAGTGTTGTACATATATTTACAGGCAGGTGCTGTGATTGTGTTTTCTTGTGGACTAGGATGGATTTATGCATGAATTACAGACACTTCTGCCACTTTGctataaaaatgtgtatttgtCTCCCACAGACCATAACATATGGTGGAGTAACACTTGTCAGAAGAGGCAAGAAAGCCTAAAGACAGATCCCCTCCTCTGTGACACCTTTACATACCTGAAATAAAGTGCACTTTCCACAAGCTGTGATCTCTGTTTTATCTGAACAAACACCATAGGAAATCAGGATgatttctgctctgcttcctcacAGCAGCCCCTTGTTACAGGACTGTGTTTTCCCCTCTGTCCTCAGAGTGACAGAAATTTGCCTCCCAGACAACCCAAGCTGGACATAAatcacacagctccagctcagcacagtaATCCTTGGGAGCAGCCAAAAGCTACAGAAAGGCTCCTTGATTTCTCACACCCAGACTGAACTCACTCAGCCTTGGTCCCTGCTTCTGTTGAAGGTTGGTCTTTAACCAAAGCCGTTCTCTATGACCTGGCCAGCACAGAACAATCAGGCATTTGTTGAGCTGATCTGTACCACATGGCCCAGCAATAAAACAGCAATATTTGAAAAGCTGTGAAGCACTCAGCAGTCATTAACAATAGGGATGGCTGTTCTTAAACTGAATTACACAGAAGTACAATTAAGAGGCACTACAAGAGCAAAGAGAATTAAAATTTGCAGTGAACTCCCAGAGTCTTGTCATGGCCCAAGTCTGTGAGGGTGAAGTAAACCAGACTTTGCTCAGACCCTGTGTCTCCATTAAGTATAAAacacacaggagctgtgccTAGAACCATTTCTCTGCTGATTAGATCCTATTATTGCGTTAGCAGCCCCATTTCATAACTGAAGTCGCTGCAGATTGGTTAGAATTGGTTTGAGGTGCAAGACCTCCATGAACAAAGTTGCTGGACTGCTAATGCCATTTAAAGCCCTCACGGGGAGGTTTTATCCCAGGGGAGAGTGCTGAGTTCCCCTCTCCCCGTGCTAGAAGAGCAGTTTGTGAGGGGAGAAGTTGTGTTTTATTAACAACACAATGGGATACGAGCACTTTGGGAAGTGTATTCTTATCCTGGGATGAGGCTGCTCTCAGGGGGAGTTTCACTGGCATAAAGGATCATTGTGCTCATTCTGcttcccaggcagctccaatgccaagcacagccctgcagccagaatTCAATTCCATGTGAGTTACACAGAAATAAgatcagcagcacagaaaccGGGGCTGGTAAAacccagggaggaggaggaggaggaggaggggggtgCTTTAAAGCTGCTTTAAAGCACTGGTGCTGCAAAAAGCCACGCAAGAACTCAGCACCCTTCTCTCTGGGAGTTGCTGGGGAACTGCTGCAAACACACCctgaaaccaaaccaaaccaaacacacGCTGTGGTTTTCCAGCAGGAAATTCACAGAATGCTGCAGGTCTGCAAGGATCAGAGGCTGTGCCTGCAAACTGGAGCATGGAACGTGCAAGACACTTCAGGTTTATTTCTAAACCAAGGCAGAGATCCTCCATTACTCATTTCAAACCTGTTACTAAAGGATTGTTGGAGATACCACACACTAAAAGCACAATGACCTTATTTAGAACTTCAACTCAGGCCAAGTAATTCTAATGgctaaaattctaaaaaaataaaagaacactTCACCTGGCTTTCTTCACAACtgcaatgacttcatttttccagCAATGGTGCCAATCTTTCCCATCCTTCTGGCAATGTCCTTCTGCCACAGGGCACCCCAGACTTGGGTGGAATATTCAGTGCAGGTCCTTATGTGAAGCAGTCAAAACCTGAAGGATTTTGATCAGACTGAGATCTGTGTCCCATGGCCCAAAGGAATGAACATTCCTCAATGGCAGAACAGCCTGGGATGGCAGCTCTGGATTCACTATTCCACAAAAACaatttttctgtgcatttttctGTGAAGGACTCCACTGGAGTATTTATAATTGAACTTGGATCTTGTTCAAAGTTTTGATTCCCAATCTGACAAGCTCTGACAAGGTAATCCTGGCAGCATGGATTCCTATCCATCAAAGTCCACTCTCTGGTAAATTAATTGTTTTCAGAATgtctgtaaattttttttttcttttttgctctgTGCCAAGCACTCCCACCACAACTCCAGTCTCTGATGTGCGCTCTTGGCTTGATTTTTAGGTTCTTTTAATGATTTGTGTGAGCAGATCTGTGTTTATATTGCACAAGGTAACAACTCGACCTGCTGCTTGCATACAGAAAATGCTAACTGTAAATATTTAATGCAAAAAACGTGGTCAGAGATCCTCATCCCTTCTCTGTTGAGTCCTGCACACAGACCATGAACATACAAGCACATAAATTCCTTGTTTTGGAGGTGTATATGTCTGCACATCTCCTGTGTTAGTGACTGAACTTCACCTGCCATTCAAACTTGAATCATCTGTCATTCAAAACCTGTAAAAATCAGGCACTTCTTAATGTGAGATTGCCAAGATATGAACAGCAATGTCCACCCACCAGTTTTCATTcatgaatattaaaaataaagatgaaaataCACTGGTGGCAGACaccagggctgcatcagctccaagtctttctgtccctgcaggagttTGCTGAAAATCCCtcacatgaaaatgaaaatacttttcaCTGAACTCTTCACCAAACCCTGTGACTGTGGGGTCAGATGTGCCTTTTATCCACCTTTATGTAAGTCACACATGAGCGTGGTGAGAAACAATCTCTCCACCCAGCAACTGGATTGTTTTCATCACACAAACAACTTAAATGGAAAGGGCTGGTCCTGTGCAAACAGCCTGGTGAAAactcctggggctcagcagggcagtgGGTAACGGTGTTCTCCACAAAAATTGCATTAATTACTCCGTGTGCAACAATAGTTACACACTCCAGAGAGACACTGGTCATTTATTTCAGTGTTGCACAGTTGGGGACCTGTGGGATTCCACAAATCGAGCTCACCGATGATCAAAATTTATTACTATTTACACATTTCAGCAAACAAAGGAACTAGTGTGCCTTGGCTACAGGTCACATAGTTCTGAAATAGTATTCTATCTTCTGTTGGTTAATTATTCTGTGGCTTCTCATGCTAATTAGTCCCGTTCTCTCCTTTTGGGCCAGTGGTCTGTGGGTTGATGGTCATGACCTGCCCCTGCAGAtgtaaaattacattttacCCAGCTGGAGATCATTTCAGCACGGTTGCTGAGTTGGGTTTATTAGTTTCTTCCTTATCTTCAGAGTTCTTGCCAGATGGCCCATAAATTCTGTATTCTTTGTGTCCTCTATCAGCGGGCATCCTTTTTTCTCCAGCTTTGTTAACCTCCCCCTAGGTCTGAGATCATCGAAGCATGTCCAGCCCTCAACTTTAACAAGGCAGTTCTACCAATCTGTTATTCTAACACAGGCACATCGCTTAGAGCTCGTTGCCTGCCGTTTCACGGGTTACATCTGCCTTCTTGTTGATTAGGCTAGAAGGCATGAAAACCTCAAACATCAAAGAACACCTTTTCTTAACAGAACTTATACATACTCCACATTTTGCAACAGCAATGCCACAGGACAGCGATCCCTTGAGCCTCAGAAAGGGCGTTAGAGCCCGAGGCGGTGTCAGCTGGCTGCACAGGAGGGAGCCACGGCGCCGTGAGGCGGCCGCACAAGGCCGGGCCGCGCTCTCCCCTCACGACGGGGgcgccgccgccatcttgcccCGCGCGCGCTCCCCCTTCCCGCTCTTTCGGCGGGAAAAGcgagaggggagggagggggggagcAGCGCGCATGCGCGGCGCGCGCCGGCGGACCCGCGAgctcccgcgcggggccggagcgCATGCGCGCTGCCGGAGCGGGGCAGGATTTTGGCGCCGCGTTTCGCTCTCGCCGGAAGCCCCCCCGGGAAGTCTCGCGAGAGGCGGCGCGCGGGCGGGCggtgcagctcccccagggtCGCCTcagccgctcccgccgcgcCCGGGCCGCGCtcgctccttccctccctccttccttccttccctcctctccttcctgccGTCCGCCCCGGCGCTGCCGACATGTCCCGCTACCTGCGGCCCCCCAACACCTCGCTCTTCGTGCGAAACGTGGCCGACGACACCCGGTGAGTGGGGGCGGAGCGGGGGCTCGCGCAGGCTTTGGCGGGCTCGCTAGGCCGCGGGCGCGGGGGTCCCCCCGCAGccgggggaggggaaggaagggggCGAGCCCGGCCCGCTCCTTTCCTCCGCTttgccttctcccttctccctgccctgccttccaTTTTCCTCGCGATGCTGCTGCTCGCTCCCCGCCTCTCCACGCGGGTTCGTTTCCAAACAGCGTCCAGACAGAACAAAGCTGGGCCGCAACAAAGTGAAACTCCCCGCAGCCCTTGGAGTGTGTCCAGcgggatgtggcactggggccATGCCGGACAGCGATGCACTTTGGGATGCTCCTCTGGAATTACAGTATCGCTGCTAGATGGGAGGAAATAGAGCGTTTGTGCCCAAAATTCTGGCGTGGCCGGTCCCGTTAGTGCGGGGCTGCTGCCGGTGCTGTTCTGCCGTGCTTGTTGTGTACCGGGGCCTCTCGGGACCCTCAGTCCGGACTCGAGGGAAGCGATGCTTGGTCTCCGTTATAATCGTGTGGTTCCGAGAGCCCGTAAGGACTAAACGTGTGCAGTGAAAGAACTTCTCGTAGGGAGTTGAAACAACAAAAACAGAGCGTTGCACAGGTTCTTATTTATTCCTTATATGCTTTTAGTGAGCTGCTGGTTTTCTTCATTTCACTTGGACAGTTCAGTGACCAAAACCACCTTTGGTGTTTGTTATTGTTTGTGGAACATTCACACATCGTCCTGTGGGCACGATGGAATGGAGTGAAAGtaaaatttttactttttttttccccttgaatttgttcatttttccagtagtttattttactttaagAACAGCTGAGGATGATCACTTCCAAATTCTCTACAATATTGTGGATCCTGTTGAGGATTCACCTTAAGCACTGAGTTCTTGGAGGTGTTTTCATTGTGAGATCTCCATGCTGGTGGCAGTTCCCTTCTGCCAGCACTGACTGTGGGGATTTGTTTCCCAACTGGtgcaagagaaaggaaaaaatactaaAACCAGTAGTAACTCTCACATACCACCTAAATATGGTATTGCATCAATCTTCTCGTGCAGGTTTTTGTCCTCAAATTAAATGTGAGGAGCTGATGTGAATAAGAAGCCTCTGTTGAGGAGAGGCTGttgcagggctggctcagctGAGCAGTTTTGTCTCAGCTCTCTAAAGCCAACTCTTTGGAAAAGCTATCCCGAGGGCATGAGTGGCTGCTCACTGAGATCTGTTCTGTTTGATGTGGTTGTGAGTATTGATTATTCTATGGAAATGAGTTTGGGTGACTGGTTTGGTCTCACAGTGTTTATTTGGATCTCGTAATTGATGTTTGTGTGTTGCAAAATCACTGTTGAGGTGCTTGAATAATAATAACGATAATTTAACAATCCTTTCTTCCACTTTCTGCCAACCTTGCATTGAATGAAGTGGTGTGCATCGCTTCTCAGTTGACATTTTTGTTTTAGGTTGTGCTGAAGGCTGGTTTCAAACTGCCAGGGTGTACTTGAGCATCCCGAGCGTTTCAGAAAAGCTCCgtgtgctcccagcactgcccaaacGCTTCTTCCCCCAAAAACGCCACTTTCATCCTCCACCAAATGCTTCCAAAAACCAAGGATGCTGATATCAACTGTCCATTTGATTTTTTGCCGTTCAGTCTGATTCTGGTGGGTGTTTTGTGGCACTCGGGCAGTGCCAAAGCCATATCAGGTGTTTGTGGTGTTGCAGGTCCGAAGACTTGCGCCGGGAGTTTGGGCGTTATGGGCCTATAGTTGATGTTTACGTTCCCCTTGACTTCTACACTCGTCGTCCCCGAGGATTTGCCTATGTTCAATATCCTTTCTTCAGATGGCTCATTAGTGAGGGGTGTTGAAGTTTGAAATTCAAGTTTGTGTAAGAGGTAACCAATCTCCATGAAAAAGCAGTTTACTTTTGTGTTGTATCTAATAAGTGTCTTACTTATGTCGTGATGTTTCGTTATTTTTGAAGATTTAACTTCTCTCAAttgttctttgccttttttgcaAAACTTAAATCCAGTAATATAAAAGCTTGCTTATGCCACTGAAATTAATACTATatgatttaaatgaaaatttatcACTGACTCAAAATTGTCTAGCACGTTTTTATTATCACTGGTGTGTAAGTAAAGTTGTGCTTAGCAAAATGTGGCTGCTATTCATTGTTAATTTAACAAATGGAAACTGGAATCACTTGATCAAAATCAGATTGTATAAAAAATGAGGTGAACTTCTTTCTTTAATATTGTCCCCTAATTTGCTGTCCTCTGTTGTTGCCTCAGAATGTAAAGCTGTACAGTAATGGCGACCCCAAAGAGAAAGCATGAAAGAACCTTTAGAGTAGAGTTCAACAATTAAGGCAAGTAGACAAGCCAAAGACCTCTTAAGGATCAGGCTTGAAGAGAAGGGAGagtttgggaaaagaaaaaataaagaaaagctgGAAGAAGGACAAGCCATAATGGGAGACAAAGCTGCGCTTTATCtacaaaagggggaaaaggttGTTTTTCAAAGTTAAAGATAAAGCCATCTGTCATTTTTGGCCAAGCATCTCATGACAAGTCCTTCTGACAAGCACTTAAAGAGTTAAAGGTCAAGATGAAGTTGAATGGTGGCCAAGATTAAAGGAGTCATACCTGATGTATCCTACAGAATAACAGTTTTTCTTCTGTCTGTCATGTAAGCAGTAATTTGATGAATTATTCTGGTTTAGTCCATTGACAAAACCTGTAATATTTCTCTTGTGAGTGCTACTGTAACTGTGGTCTGAATGAAATGGAAGTTTCTCTCCTGCAGAGATGATGCTGCTGAGACATGAGTGGCCTGGAGGGGAAAGGCAGCTCATTGTTTTGGGTCCCACCAGCTGGAATTAGGGGTGTAAATTGCAGCATTAAAACAAATGTGTGTCACTGTACCTTGGCCCTGAGAGGCAGTGCAGGGCTCTCCTCTCACACTGGGGAGGCTGTCTCTGCACACAGGGCTGTGACATAGCATCAGTTAAACCTAAAATCagttgtttaaaacaaaaagaaaagctttattCCAATTCCAAAGTCAATAGTTAATATTTACTGCTGGTATGTCCAACACAATTTAAGAACTAGGGCTTAATTTTAATAAACTAAATACAG encodes:
- the LOC129130163 gene encoding fatty acid-binding protein, liver-like, with product MAFAGTWHIYAQENLEPFLKALGLPDDTIKMAKDIKPVVEIQQKGNDFVVTSKTPNKSVTNSFTLGKEADITTMDGRKLKCTVNLVNGKLVCKSDKFSHEQEVKGNEMVETITYGGVTLVRRGKKA